TCGATATTTCTCCCCTGACCGCTAAGTTTTCGGCATTCCTGCTCTGGTATACCGGCTTTGACGTCACTCGTGATACCGTATTTGTGCGCTTGCCGGGAGGTGCCGTTCAAGTTTACGAAGGTTGTTCTGGCTTAGAAGCGATGACCTATCTGTTGGGCTTGGCGGTAGTGTTTATGATGATGTTTCCACTATCTCGACCGAAGAAAATTTTGACGCCCATCGTAGCAATCGCCCTGGGTTTTGTCGTCAACGCGATTCGGGTGGCGCTGATGGCCGTTTTGGCCGCCGCCAACAACAAACCAGCCTTTGACTATTGGCATGAAGGCACCGGCTCGCTGATCTTTGCGATCGCGTCTGTAATCCTATTTGGCGCATTCTGTTTACTGCTGCTGCGTCGTGAACGTCCAGATACATCTCTTCCCACACAGTTTTGATGTCTATGCGGGTGCTGCGATCACTAAGAACCGTTGGACTCGTGCTGTTGTGCGGTAGTGCCGTGGTGGTTCTTGGGCGGGTGATGCTGGCTCCAGCGTCTCAGTATGTGCCGGCTACGTCCTATGAGTTTCCAGATGTAGTTCCTGGATCTGATGGATCAGGATCTGATGGACATTGGCAGGCCACAGCCTCTAGCGCAACTCTGCCGGATGTAGATTTCTTAATGGCTGCTGCCCAGTATGACTATCGCCAGGGCGATCGCTCTCTCAAGGCAGACGCTTGGTATTTAACCTCAACGGATGGGGATGTGGCCACGCTCCTAGCCGCCCATTCGCCCCAGCTTGCCGATCTCACGCTGCAGCCCTATCAGGATGGGGACAATGTATATGCGATCGCCCAGGATCCTTCCCAAGATAGGCTGTACCTCACGGCCTGTA
This sequence is a window from Leptolyngbya sp. CCY15150. Protein-coding genes within it:
- a CDS encoding cyanoexosortase A system-associated protein — its product is MSMRVLRSLRTVGLVLLCGSAVVVLGRVMLAPASQYVPATSYEFPDVVPGSDGSGSDGHWQATASSATLPDVDFLMAAAQYDYRQGDRSLKADAWYLTSTDGDVATLLAAHSPQLADLTLQPYQDGDNVYAIAQDPSQDRLYLTACIAVNGDSTVTAEQFQDTRRLSRLSAVQILEWLMGQRRIEDYRCLWTLLSIPTSPTTQPQDQAMLQAAWQSWHRWWAVHYPVR
- the crtA gene encoding cyanoexosortase A, coding for MHHFSGISQKSIQQPEFWLMGLSGCLAAILLTLTWRVDESDHVGMMLLFYMAIASLIQDRCGQLCLKSNLGATLLGGGLVGWMLAYSLSMPEQFNHFVRVAPFIAGVGLALLAAGFSGLRQFWRELTILFFLGIPRVLIASAVDISPLTAKFSAFLLWYTGFDVTRDTVFVRLPGGAVQVYEGCSGLEAMTYLLGLAVVFMMMFPLSRPKKILTPIVAIALGFVVNAIRVALMAVLAAANNKPAFDYWHEGTGSLIFAIASVILFGAFCLLLLRRERPDTSLPTQF